Sequence from the Amycolatopsis sp. NBC_00345 genome:
GGCGCGGCCCACCGTACGGCGGGCTCGACGTGCTCCCGCTGGCCGACGAGGCGCATCGGCTGTCCGAACGGCGGATGGGGCTGGTCGAGCAGCTGCACCAGGCCGAGCTGGAACTCGGCCGGCACGCCGCGGCCGCGGCCGCGCTGGTGCGGCGCCACCCGCTGCGCGAACGCCTGCACCACCTGCTGATGGCCGCGCTCGCCGCCGACGGCCGCCGGGCCGAGGCACTGGCCGTTTACCGCCGGGCGCGCGGGCTGCTCGCCGGGCAGCTCGGCCTCGAACCCGGCGAGCCCCTGCGTGAGCTGGAACGCCGGATCCTGGCCGGCGAGCCGGGCCGGATTTGCCTCGCGTAAACCTCAGACGACGCGCAGGTGCAGGCTGACCGACGAGCCCTTGTGCGTCTTGCCGAAATCTTGCCGTCGTCGCAGCTGAGGGTCCACCAGGCCGAGCCGCCGCGGACCGACGGGGAGAACGTGTCCCCGCAGGTGCCCTGGATGGTCACCACGCCGTCGGTCGCCGCCATCGACGGTGTGGCGGCCAGCCCATTCTCCGCTCGGCGGACGGGTCGCCCGCCGTTGCCCTCCATCCTGCTGATGCCCGATTTGCCGGGTCTTTGCGTCGGCTTTGCCCGGTCACGGCCGGCCACGGCGTCCGAGGCCGGGCCGCCCGGGGCCACGCCCCACCACCACCCTCGACGGGCACGCCGCGCGTGAGTGTCTACATTCGAGTCATGCCACGCGCCAGCTTGGACAAGGATCCGCACGAGGTCGCCGCGATGTTCGACGGCGTCGCGTCCGGCTACGACCGGGCCAACTCCTTCATG
This genomic interval carries:
- a CDS encoding AfsR/SARP family transcriptional regulator; protein product: MRARDAAGAGQRLRHPDVDLRAALWEPEAKLVQLREALSLWRGPPYGGLDVLPLADEAHRLSERRMGLVEQLHQAELELGRHAAAAAALVRRHPLRERLHHLLMAALAADGRRAEALAVYRRARGLLAGQLGLEPGEPLRELERRILAGEPGRICLA